Proteins encoded in a region of the Takifugu flavidus isolate HTHZ2018 chromosome 10, ASM371156v2, whole genome shotgun sequence genome:
- the LOC130532043 gene encoding protein S100-A1-like, whose protein sequence is MADKSEQTILTAMDFLKETFFKYADMDDDKGTMSKKELADLLRNQLDEKNEKRSAHYFKKMDEDGDSKITFKEYMHYLTDLYEWF, encoded by the exons ATGGCAGATAAATCAGAGCAGACAATCCTCACAGCAATGGACTTCTTAAAGGAGACCTTCTTCAAATATGCTGACATGGACGACGACAAAGGCACCATGAGCAAAAAGGAACTTGCTGACTTGCTCCGCAACCAGTTGGACGAG AAAAATGAGAAACGATCAGCGCATTATTTCAAAAAAATGGATGAAGACGGAGATTCCAAGATCACCTTTAAGGAGTACATGCACTACCTAACTGACCTGTATGAATGGTTCTAG
- the s100w gene encoding S100 calcium binding protein W, which translates to MARLEAVITNMVDIFMEYADDQGHNRKLCKEELQAMLQKEIESADLKAKINGDDIEEAMKMLDKNKDDEINFREFCRCVGMLATGYYHKKIGKGQKKGRGKDQAGDD; encoded by the exons ATGGCCCGTCTGGAAGCTGTCATCACCAACATGGTGGACATCTTCATGGAATACGCCGATGATCAAGGCCATAACCGCAAGCTGTgcaaagaggagctgcaggcgaTGCTCCAGAAGGAGATCGAAAGTGCCGACTTAAAG GCCAAGATTAATGGGGACGACATCGAGGAGGCCATGAAAATGCTGGATAAAAACAAGGATGATGAGATCAACTTCCGGGAGTTTTGCCGGTGCGTGGGCATGCTGGCCACCGGCTACTACCACAAGAAAATTGGCAAGGGGCAGAAGAAAGGCAGAGGCAAAGATCAGGCCGGAGACGATTAA